One Qiania dongpingensis genomic window carries:
- a CDS encoding NAD(+) synthase encodes MEQGFIRVGAATPQICVADPVYNRGQIEALAREAAARQVKVIVFPELCLTGYTCGDLFLQDTLLAAAKEELAVLADHTKDWDILIFVGLPWAKDGQLYNVMAAVKDGQVLGLVPKTFIPNYSEFYEARHFRSGSRAVTMERLRMASGIEDFVPMGSDILFQCANMEGLVIGAEVCEDVWVPNPPSGRHALAGATLIVNSSASDETTGKGDYRRSLIGNQSAKLVCGYVYADAGEGESSTDLVFAGHNVIYENGTLLKESGRFTTGLICADMDLERLQSDRRRLTTFGPIDAGGYMKVSFSLRKSSLDLERPVDPAPFVPGRKEDRDRRCEEILSIQAMGLKKRLSHTGCKNAVVGISGGLDSTLALLITAKAFDLMGLSRNHITAVTMPCFGTTDRTYHNACELTRMLGADLVEVDIKESVMLHFRDIGHDPEDRSVAYENSQARERTQVLMDIANRSGGMVIGTGDMSELALGWATYNGDHMSMYGVNASVPKTLVRHLVRYYAETCEDEKLAGILMDVLDTPVSPELLPPEEGKISQKTEDIVGPYELHDFFLYYILRFGYRPAKIFRLAEKAFGGTYQKETILKWLTTFYRRFFSQQFKRSCLPDGPKVGSVAVSPRGDLRMPSDASARLWLSEVEKLAGSDELK; translated from the coding sequence ATGGAACAGGGATTTATTCGGGTAGGGGCGGCCACCCCCCAGATTTGTGTGGCGGACCCGGTTTATAACAGAGGACAGATTGAGGCTTTGGCCAGAGAGGCTGCGGCCAGACAGGTGAAGGTGATCGTATTTCCAGAGCTGTGCCTGACTGGATATACCTGCGGCGATTTGTTTCTCCAGGATACTCTCCTGGCCGCGGCAAAGGAAGAATTGGCAGTATTGGCAGACCATACAAAGGACTGGGATATCCTGATATTTGTGGGGCTTCCCTGGGCAAAGGATGGTCAGCTTTATAATGTGATGGCCGCGGTAAAGGACGGACAGGTACTGGGACTGGTCCCCAAAACTTTTATTCCCAACTATTCTGAATTTTACGAGGCGCGTCATTTCAGAAGCGGAAGCAGGGCGGTGACCATGGAACGTTTGCGTATGGCCAGCGGCATCGAGGATTTTGTACCGATGGGCTCAGATATTTTGTTTCAGTGTGCCAATATGGAGGGTCTGGTGATCGGCGCTGAGGTGTGCGAGGACGTATGGGTGCCGAATCCTCCCAGCGGACGTCATGCCCTGGCAGGGGCGACTCTTATCGTGAATTCTTCAGCCAGTGACGAGACCACCGGGAAAGGCGATTATAGACGGAGCCTGATTGGAAATCAGTCGGCCAAGCTGGTCTGCGGCTATGTATATGCGGATGCCGGCGAAGGAGAATCTTCCACGGATCTGGTGTTTGCCGGACATAATGTCATATATGAAAATGGAACGCTTTTGAAGGAGTCCGGACGTTTTACCACAGGCCTTATCTGTGCAGATATGGATTTGGAGCGGCTGCAGAGTGACAGAAGGCGTCTCACCACATTTGGCCCCATAGACGCCGGTGGTTATATGAAGGTATCCTTCAGCCTCAGGAAGTCCAGTCTGGACTTGGAACGCCCGGTGGACCCGGCGCCTTTCGTACCGGGAAGGAAAGAGGACAGGGACCGGCGGTGTGAAGAGATATTGTCGATACAGGCCATGGGGCTTAAAAAAAGGCTTTCTCATACCGGCTGCAAAAACGCGGTGGTGGGGATATCGGGAGGCCTTGATTCCACACTTGCCCTTTTGATAACAGCCAAAGCCTTTGACCTGATGGGCCTTTCCAGGAACCATATTACCGCGGTCACCATGCCCTGCTTTGGGACCACAGACAGGACCTATCACAACGCATGTGAGCTGACCAGAATGCTTGGCGCAGATCTCGTCGAAGTTGACATAAAAGAGTCAGTCATGCTTCATTTCCGTGATATCGGGCACGACCCGGAGGACAGATCAGTGGCGTACGAAAACAGCCAGGCGAGGGAGCGGACGCAGGTCCTGATGGATATCGCCAACCGAAGCGGCGGGATGGTCATTGGCACCGGTGATATGTCGGAGCTGGCACTAGGGTGGGCCACTTACAATGGGGACCATATGTCCATGTACGGCGTGAATGCGTCGGTGCCGAAGACATTGGTGCGGCATCTGGTGCGGTATTATGCGGAGACCTGTGAAGATGAAAAGCTGGCAGGGATTCTTATGGATGTGCTGGATACGCCCGTGAGCCCGGAGCTTCTGCCGCCGGAGGAGGGAAAGATTTCCCAGAAGACAGAGGATATTGTCGGGCCATATGAACTCCATGATTTCTTCTTGTACTATATCCTGCGTTTCGGATACCGGCCGGCGAAGATTTTCCGCCTGGCAGAGAAAGCCTTTGGCGGAACGTACCAGAAAGAAACGATTCTGAAATGGCTGACCACATTTTACCGGAGATTCTTCTCCCAGCAGTTCAAGCGTTCTTGCCTGCCTGACGGACCGAAGGTAGGAAGCGTAGCGGTTTCCCCCAGAGGAGATCTGAGAATGCCCAGCGATGCCAGCGCAAGGCTTTGGCTCTCTGAGGTGGAGAAGCTGGCAGGATCAGATGAGCTTAAATAG
- a CDS encoding cobaltochelatase CobT-related protein: MKEYWENEHQMEVENRIRNLMWTVSGDYDLDVSLDVDSFQKSRYISLYDAVKQGAFARYFDKDALALYVLKKTFLGAEQKNLMRLAQTCVDAAVHKKVEEERSGVQEIRRQAFSDILEYDDRRLAESMTGMLRMAYMKKALAPGYRATRKLEQALTDVLSLEESSETMDIIRVVDDLYNRLLDRSFEEKQGGLDEVLAVTLEELAEFGWRDFLKENASEESFDDYMRRVSQAMTRTAQEDEQEKKEKREGNTHIVRVKEEDLQKVYSYVELNFGRSYLSRLEGKRLDYQLCRGAHGDCSLYFTEGILRSPVKNNYQYQYALRQAEQNKRVYYQNHNLARKNITILTGVLKQALMRRSEMEYVRDDHGHVTPNLLWKVGRTEDKRLFTRTISRNSTDFVVDVLIDASGSQRVRQPKVALQGYIISRALSSVEIPHRVMSFCTFWDYTVLHRFRDYDDDKSADKNIMEYTTSSNNRDGLAIRAAADGLLKRQEENKILIVLSDGRPNDIIVNRPNSKNPHTYGGEYAVTDTAREVRHARNMGISVLGVFAGKEIDLSAEKKIFGKDFAYIRDIANFSNVVGTYLKRQLDADG; this comes from the coding sequence ATGAAGGAATATTGGGAAAATGAGCATCAGATGGAAGTGGAAAACCGTATCCGGAACCTGATGTGGACCGTCAGCGGCGATTATGATCTGGATGTTTCTTTGGATGTGGACTCTTTTCAGAAATCCAGATATATTTCTTTATATGATGCGGTCAAACAGGGGGCCTTTGCCAGATATTTTGACAAGGACGCCCTGGCCCTTTATGTGTTGAAAAAGACGTTTTTAGGGGCGGAGCAGAAAAATCTGATGAGGCTGGCCCAAACTTGCGTAGACGCGGCAGTCCACAAAAAAGTTGAGGAAGAGCGAAGCGGAGTGCAGGAAATCCGCCGGCAGGCGTTTTCCGATATTCTGGAATATGACGACAGAAGGCTGGCGGAATCCATGACCGGTATGCTGAGGATGGCGTATATGAAAAAGGCTCTGGCGCCGGGGTACCGGGCGACCAGGAAGCTTGAGCAGGCGCTGACAGATGTGCTAAGTCTTGAGGAATCCTCTGAGACCATGGACATCATACGGGTGGTAGATGACCTGTATAATCGTCTTCTTGACAGAAGCTTTGAGGAAAAACAAGGCGGTCTGGACGAGGTGCTGGCGGTGACTCTGGAGGAGCTTGCAGAGTTTGGCTGGAGGGACTTTCTGAAGGAGAACGCTTCCGAGGAGAGCTTTGACGATTATATGAGGCGGGTTTCCCAGGCCATGACGAGGACGGCCCAGGAGGACGAGCAGGAGAAGAAGGAAAAAAGAGAAGGGAACACCCATATAGTCCGGGTAAAAGAAGAGGATCTGCAGAAGGTGTATTCGTATGTGGAGCTTAACTTCGGAAGGTCCTATTTGAGCCGCCTGGAGGGAAAGCGGCTGGATTATCAGCTGTGCCGGGGGGCGCATGGAGACTGCAGCCTGTATTTTACGGAGGGGATCCTGAGAAGCCCGGTAAAAAATAATTACCAGTACCAATATGCTCTGCGGCAGGCGGAGCAGAACAAAAGAGTATATTATCAGAACCATAATCTGGCCAGGAAGAATATAACGATCCTGACGGGAGTCCTGAAGCAGGCGCTTATGCGGCGGAGTGAAATGGAATATGTCAGAGATGATCACGGGCATGTGACGCCGAACCTGCTCTGGAAGGTGGGAAGGACAGAAGACAAGAGGCTGTTCACCAGGACGATCAGCCGGAATTCGACGGATTTTGTCGTGGATGTGCTGATTGACGCCAGCGGTTCTCAGAGAGTAAGGCAGCCTAAGGTAGCCCTGCAGGGGTATATCATCAGCAGGGCGCTGAGCAGCGTGGAGATTCCTCACCGGGTCATGAGCTTCTGTACCTTTTGGGATTATACGGTGCTGCACCGGTTTCGGGACTATGACGACGATAAATCTGCGGATAAGAATATCATGGAATATACGACTTCGTCCAACAATCGGGATGGACTGGCCATCCGGGCGGCCGCGGACGGGCTTTTAAAGCGGCAGGAGGAAAATAAGATTCTGATCGTACTGAGTGACGGAAGGCCCAACGACATAATCGTGAACAGGCCGAACAGCAAGAACCCTCACACCTACGGCGGAGAATACGCGGTCACCGATACGGCCAGGGAAGTGCGGCATGCCAGGAACATGGGGATATCTGTCCTCGGAGTATTTGCGGGAAAAGAAATTGACCTGAGCGCGGAGAAAAAGATATTTGGAAAGGATTTCGCCTACATCCGGGATATCGCCAATTTCTCCAACGTGGTGGGAACTTATTTAAAACGGCAGCTGGACGCGGACGGCTGA
- a CDS encoding sigma-70 domain-containing protein, with protein MNSQAEFKEALGNLLLIAEASGHQVTEQQIKDCFSGWDLTEEQWKLIYSYLELNQIKVEAHEMDAASLSYLKGRKIPEESADESDGRRKKDSGLTGEDSRCYQMYLEELEAVEAIGREELEMLLDRLGDGDRHVRDRLAEGHLRRVVELAKEYAGRGVLMADLIQEGNMALLMAMESFSGGDFGVHITKEICSAMDAAIAEQTGQEDTGSYLASQANAMMNVTEELVEELGREATLAEVAKRMNLSEEMTKDIMKISMDALSLVEANGSGEVFVGGAFSGAEDLGGHSESCGHDHDCGHSHD; from the coding sequence ATGAACAGCCAGGCAGAATTTAAAGAGGCTTTAGGGAATCTGCTTTTGATCGCGGAAGCGTCCGGGCACCAGGTGACGGAGCAGCAGATAAAAGACTGTTTTTCCGGGTGGGATTTGACGGAGGAACAGTGGAAACTAATATACAGCTACCTGGAATTGAATCAGATCAAGGTGGAAGCCCATGAAATGGACGCGGCGAGCCTCTCCTATCTGAAGGGAAGGAAAATACCAGAAGAAAGCGCCGATGAATCGGACGGCAGACGGAAAAAGGACTCTGGGCTGACCGGAGAGGATTCTCGCTGCTATCAGATGTACCTGGAAGAATTGGAAGCGGTGGAAGCCATAGGGAGAGAGGAGCTGGAAATGCTCTTAGACAGGCTGGGAGACGGTGACAGACACGTAAGAGACCGTCTGGCGGAAGGCCATCTCAGACGGGTGGTGGAGCTGGCGAAGGAATATGCCGGGAGAGGCGTCCTGATGGCGGATCTGATACAGGAAGGGAATATGGCGCTTTTAATGGCCATGGAGTCTTTTTCCGGCGGAGATTTCGGCGTCCATATCACGAAAGAGATCTGCAGCGCCATGGATGCAGCGATCGCGGAGCAGACGGGGCAGGAGGATACCGGGAGCTATCTGGCTTCCCAGGCAAATGCGATGATGAACGTGACAGAAGAGCTGGTGGAAGAATTGGGGCGCGAGGCAACTTTGGCAGAAGTGGCAAAGAGGATGAACCTGAGCGAGGAGATGACGAAGGATATCATGAAAATATCCATGGACGCCCTGTCTCTTGTGGAAGCGAACGGAAGCGGGGAAGTCTTCGTTGGAGGAGCTTTTTCAGGTGCGGAAGATCTCGGAGGACATTCGGAATCCTGCGGCCATGACCATGACTGCGGCCACAGCCACGACTGA
- a CDS encoding GNAT family N-acetyltransferase has protein sequence MVSLRKWKEEDTEALAFYANDADVSRYMRDSFSYPYTKEAAADFICKCREYEGRDCFFAVDHDGEAIGGANVGFRTDVNCRTAGLGYWLGKRYWGFGIGSQIVKMLCDEAFSRPEILRVDAEIVRGNGGSRRVLEKNGFRLEGILRKNICKRGEILDSCIYSLLREEYESMEGRKYGETGIRV, from the coding sequence TTGGTTTCTCTTAGAAAATGGAAGGAAGAGGATACAGAGGCTCTGGCTTTTTACGCTAACGATGCGGATGTGTCCCGATATATGAGAGATTCTTTTTCATATCCTTATACAAAAGAGGCTGCAGCGGATTTTATCTGTAAATGCCGGGAATACGAAGGCCGAGACTGCTTTTTTGCGGTGGATCACGATGGAGAAGCCATTGGAGGCGCTAATGTTGGATTTCGGACTGATGTGAACTGCCGTACCGCCGGACTGGGCTACTGGCTGGGAAAGAGGTACTGGGGCTTTGGAATCGGCTCGCAGATAGTGAAAATGCTCTGTGACGAGGCATTCAGCCGGCCGGAGATCCTGCGCGTGGATGCGGAGATCGTAAGGGGGAATGGAGGATCCAGGCGGGTTTTGGAAAAGAACGGGTTTCGGCTGGAGGGAATCCTCAGGAAGAACATCTGTAAACGCGGTGAAATCCTGGATTCCTGTATTTACAGCCTTCTCCGGGAGGAATACGAATCTATGGAGGGGAGAAAGTACGGTGAAACAGGAATCAGGGTGTGA
- the upp gene encoding uracil phosphoribosyltransferase codes for MENVFVMDHPLIQHKISMLRDCRTGTNEFRKLVEEIAVLMGYEAFRDLPLMEVEVRTPIESCRTPMISGKKLAVVPILRAGLGMVSGILTLVPSAKVGHIGLYRDPVTHEPKEYYCKLPESIEQRVVTVVDPMLATGGSAEAAVNFIKEKGGKQIKFLCIIAAPEGLERLHRSHPDIQIYCGHLDRGLDENAYICPGLGDAGDRIFGTK; via the coding sequence ATGGAAAATGTGTTTGTGATGGATCATCCGCTGATTCAGCATAAGATATCGATGCTGAGGGACTGCCGGACCGGCACCAATGAATTCCGGAAGCTGGTGGAAGAAATTGCGGTATTGATGGGATATGAAGCATTCCGGGACCTTCCGTTAATGGAAGTAGAGGTGCGGACTCCCATTGAGTCCTGCAGGACGCCGATGATCTCCGGAAAAAAGCTGGCGGTCGTACCTATCCTGCGGGCCGGACTCGGCATGGTGAGCGGTATCCTGACGCTGGTCCCTTCCGCAAAGGTGGGGCATATCGGGCTTTACAGAGATCCGGTCACCCATGAGCCGAAGGAATATTACTGCAAGCTTCCGGAATCCATAGAACAGCGGGTGGTGACGGTCGTCGATCCCATGCTGGCGACGGGAGGGTCGGCGGAGGCCGCCGTTAATTTCATTAAGGAAAAAGGCGGAAAGCAGATTAAGTTCCTCTGCATTATCGCTGCGCCGGAAGGCCTGGAACGCCTGCACCGGTCGCACCCGGACATTCAGATCTACTGCGGCCATCTGGACAGGGGGCTGGATGAAAATGCCTATATCTGCCCCGGGCTGGGAGATGCGGGAGACAGGATATTCGGGACCAAGTAA
- a CDS encoding GNAT family N-acetyltransferase, whose amino-acid sequence MEFRFAEEKDTPLILYFIKELAIYEKMLEEVAATEETLEEWIFRKKKAEVFFAVADGKEVGFALFFHNFSTFVGKAGLYLEDLFILPEYRGKGYGKAIFRKLAQIAVERGCGRMEWSCLDWNSPSIYFYRSLGAVSMDEWTTYRLAGDALEKMAE is encoded by the coding sequence CTGGAGTTTCGTTTTGCGGAGGAGAAGGATACGCCGCTGATCTTATATTTTATCAAGGAGCTGGCGATATATGAGAAGATGCTGGAGGAGGTAGCGGCTACCGAAGAGACGCTTGAGGAATGGATTTTCCGGAAGAAAAAGGCGGAAGTGTTTTTCGCCGTGGCGGATGGAAAAGAAGTGGGATTCGCCCTGTTTTTCCATAACTTCTCTACCTTCGTCGGGAAAGCGGGACTTTATCTGGAGGATCTGTTCATTCTGCCGGAATACCGGGGAAAAGGATATGGAAAGGCGATTTTTAGAAAGCTGGCACAGATCGCGGTGGAGCGGGGCTGCGGAAGGATGGAATGGTCCTGCCTGGACTGGAACAGCCCCAGCATTTATTTTTACCGTTCCCTGGGAGCGGTGTCCATGGATGAATGGACGACGTACCGGCTGGCGGGAGACGCCCTGGAAAAAATGGCAGAGTAA
- a CDS encoding CPBP family intramembrane glutamic endopeptidase: MDKTIKKLTAVLCCLALPILFYEQAVFVAAKILNSIRTSLENTTPGSPAISFLKENMAILYSSIGAVFISSVLGIIYHVLKKRSLKPADGQKLRGTQYRYAVFFGAAGAIFFNLLMEFSRLPELLPASESIEAATAQSHRLLTALCTCLLIPVAEELIFRGMGFLLLRKYMGYLSTALLTSAAFALFHGNAPQIFYGFCMGLLLTHTAEHYRTLLAAVLFHCAANLTSFAFLGTTAQKELIFSVPVLGLSGIAAAWLYHKIRDIRRD; the protein is encoded by the coding sequence ATGGACAAAACCATAAAAAAACTGACAGCAGTCCTCTGCTGTCTGGCACTTCCTATTCTATTTTATGAACAGGCTGTGTTTGTTGCTGCCAAAATCCTGAACAGCATCCGCACATCCCTGGAGAACACCACTCCAGGCTCTCCGGCCATTTCCTTTCTAAAAGAAAATATGGCCATCCTCTATTCCAGTATCGGCGCTGTCTTCATAAGCTCTGTGCTCGGAATTATTTACCATGTTTTAAAGAAACGTTCTCTCAAACCGGCAGACGGACAAAAACTCCGGGGGACCCAATACAGATATGCCGTCTTTTTTGGAGCCGCCGGAGCCATATTCTTCAACCTTCTCATGGAATTCTCCAGACTTCCGGAGCTGCTTCCCGCCAGTGAATCTATAGAAGCAGCCACCGCCCAGTCTCACCGGCTCCTGACAGCCCTTTGCACCTGTCTGCTGATCCCGGTGGCAGAAGAACTCATCTTCCGGGGCATGGGATTTCTGTTACTGCGTAAGTATATGGGATATTTGTCAACGGCTCTGCTTACTTCCGCTGCATTCGCTTTATTCCATGGAAACGCGCCGCAGATTTTCTATGGTTTCTGTATGGGTCTGCTCCTGACCCATACGGCCGAGCACTACAGGACCCTTCTTGCTGCAGTTCTCTTTCACTGCGCGGCTAATCTGACCTCTTTCGCCTTTTTAGGCACGACAGCCCAAAAGGAGCTGATTTTCTCCGTCCCCGTTCTGGGCTTATCCGGCATCGCCGCCGCATGGCTCTATCATAAAATACGGGATATCCGCAGGGACTGA
- a CDS encoding amidohydrolase family protein produces the protein MFGECHGHIFMNGVNYKDAVARHKNGVDKDEVKKRLEEYRRSGISFFREGGDYLGVSSYAAEIAEDYGIDYRTPVFAIHKRGHYGSIVGLEYDTLSEFAALVKKAGREGADFIKIMFSGLLDFNTYGRITGAGLELSEMKELVHICHEEGFSVMVHVNGAQTVHDAIVSGADSIEHGAYMTDRELEFLAGRETVWVPTVAPAGNLRGTGRFDERSVDAIVRMQINNVRKAIALGVHVALGSDAGAVTVPHCTGLFDEYEYLLEAADGDKERLDQVLAQSEDIVKRKFRKDD, from the coding sequence ATGTTCGGAGAATGTCACGGACATATATTCATGAACGGAGTCAATTATAAAGACGCCGTAGCCCGCCATAAAAACGGAGTGGATAAAGATGAAGTTAAGAAACGCCTGGAGGAGTACCGCAGGTCAGGAATAAGCTTCTTCCGGGAGGGCGGAGATTATCTGGGAGTCTCTTCTTATGCGGCGGAGATTGCGGAGGATTACGGGATTGATTACCGGACGCCTGTCTTTGCAATCCATAAAAGGGGACACTATGGGAGCATCGTAGGCTTGGAATACGATACCCTTTCGGAATTCGCGGCGCTGGTGAAAAAAGCTGGCCGGGAGGGCGCGGACTTTATCAAGATCATGTTTTCCGGACTGCTGGATTTTAATACATATGGCCGGATCACCGGCGCCGGCCTGGAGCTTTCGGAGATGAAAGAGCTGGTGCACATCTGTCATGAGGAAGGGTTTTCCGTAATGGTGCATGTGAACGGTGCGCAGACAGTACATGACGCCATTGTGAGCGGCGCGGACAGTATTGAGCACGGAGCCTATATGACGGACAGAGAGCTGGAGTTTTTAGCCGGCCGGGAAACCGTATGGGTTCCGACGGTAGCACCGGCTGGGAACCTGAGAGGAACGGGCCGGTTTGATGAAAGATCGGTGGATGCCATTGTCCGGATGCAGATAAATAATGTGAGAAAGGCCATTGCCCTTGGCGTCCATGTGGCGTTGGGGAGCGACGCGGGCGCCGTCACGGTGCCGCACTGCACCGGGCTTTTTGACGAATATGAATATCTTTTGGAAGCGGCGGACGGTGATAAAGAGAGACTGGACCAGGTGCTTGCCCAGTCAGAGGATATTGTGAAAAGAAAGTTCAGAAAAGACGATTAA
- the rbr gene encoding rubrerythrin, producing the protein MANMNLKDSETKRNLLRAFAGESQARNRYTIAAGKAKKQKLQVVEQVFRFTADQEKEHAEIFYNHLKELTGENLEIDGTYPIEVYDDAESLLNAARHDEYEEYENVYPAFADVAEKEGFQEVAASFRQIAKIEKIHGDRFGKFEELLKKNEMFESKEEASYMCLNCGYIYSGTKVPEICPVCKHDKGYFINVEMAPYL; encoded by the coding sequence ATGGCAAACATGAATTTAAAAGACAGTGAAACGAAACGGAATCTGCTCCGGGCTTTTGCGGGTGAGAGCCAGGCGAGAAACCGCTATACCATCGCAGCGGGAAAGGCAAAAAAGCAGAAACTGCAGGTTGTAGAACAGGTTTTCCGGTTTACGGCCGATCAGGAAAAAGAGCATGCAGAGATCTTTTATAATCATTTGAAGGAACTCACAGGAGAGAATCTGGAAATTGACGGAACGTACCCGATTGAGGTCTACGACGATGCGGAGAGTCTTTTGAATGCGGCCAGACATGATGAATACGAGGAATATGAAAATGTGTACCCCGCTTTTGCCGACGTGGCGGAAAAGGAAGGATTTCAGGAAGTGGCGGCCAGCTTCCGCCAGATTGCAAAAATTGAGAAGATTCATGGTGACCGGTTCGGAAAGTTCGAAGAGCTTCTGAAAAAGAACGAGATGTTCGAATCCAAAGAAGAAGCCAGCTATATGTGCCTCAACTGCGGTTACATTTACAGCGGAACAAAAGTACCGGAGATCTGCCCCGTGTGCAAGCACGACAAGGGATATTTCATCAATGTAGAAATGGCTCCGTATTTATGA
- a CDS encoding DUF6472 family protein, with product MKQESGCEYCANYTYEEEYGYYVCDSDLDEDEMERFLRNDFAGCPYFQSNDEYKIVRKQI from the coding sequence GTGAAACAGGAATCAGGGTGTGAATACTGCGCCAATTATACTTATGAAGAAGAATATGGTTACTACGTATGTGACTCCGATCTGGATGAAGACGAGATGGAGCGGTTTTTGAGGAACGATTTTGCGGGATGTCCTTACTTTCAGTCGAATGATGAATATAAGATAGTCAGAAAACAGATATAG
- the larB gene encoding nickel pincer cofactor biosynthesis protein LarB translates to MEIREVLEQVKSGELPLEEAEIMLGGQEYEDIGCAKIDFHRNKRRGFGEVIFCRGKKLPHLVHIYETFRDRQVNVMGTRASKEQYDAVRLVVPEVVYDEISGVLKYEPFPMEKKGLVAVCTGGTADIPVAEEAAQTAEFHGSEVLRVFDVGVAGIHRLFSKIEEIRKANCIVAVAGMEGALGGVITGLVDKPVIAVPTSIGYGASFEGVAPLLSMLNSCAEGMAVVNIDNGFGAGYMGAQINRLIAEGNE, encoded by the coding sequence ATGGAAATAAGAGAAGTGCTGGAACAGGTGAAAAGCGGGGAGCTTCCTTTGGAGGAAGCGGAGATCATGCTGGGCGGCCAGGAGTACGAAGACATCGGCTGCGCGAAGATTGATTTTCACAGAAACAAACGAAGAGGCTTCGGGGAAGTGATCTTCTGCAGGGGGAAAAAGCTCCCTCATCTGGTCCATATCTACGAGACCTTCCGTGACAGGCAGGTGAATGTCATGGGGACGAGAGCCTCAAAGGAACAGTATGACGCGGTGCGGCTTGTGGTTCCCGAGGTGGTATATGATGAAATTTCCGGAGTATTGAAATATGAACCGTTCCCCATGGAAAAGAAGGGGCTTGTAGCCGTATGCACTGGCGGAACTGCCGATATACCCGTGGCGGAGGAGGCGGCACAGACAGCAGAATTTCACGGAAGTGAGGTCCTCCGGGTATTTGATGTGGGAGTAGCGGGGATACACAGGCTTTTTTCTAAAATAGAGGAGATACGGAAAGCAAACTGCATTGTCGCGGTTGCCGGAATGGAGGGCGCGCTGGGAGGCGTCATCACGGGACTGGTGGATAAGCCGGTGATCGCCGTGCCGACCTCCATTGGATATGGCGCCAGCTTCGAAGGAGTGGCCCCGTTACTCAGTATGCTCAATTCCTGTGCAGAAGGGATGGCGGTGGTGAATATTGACAATGGCTTTGGCGCAGGATATATGGGTGCGCAGATCAACAGGCTGATCGCAGAAGGAAATGAATAA
- a CDS encoding AAA family ATPase — MAEETAFLREQKVDEGLIADLEAFRKLYDVAESEKQRLVIPMIPFYGKDILEQAIAALLQGENLLLSGSKATGKNVLAENLAYLFGRPTYNISFHVNTDSSSLIGTDTFKDNEVTLRRGPVYQCAEYGGFGVLDEINMAKNDAVSVLHATLDYRRIIDVPGYEKISLHPAARFIGTMNYGYAGTKELNEALVSRFQVIDMPPVDEATLMKILKVTFPDGKDKALEQFCGLFLDLQLKAFNGEITTRPLDLRGLLASMKTMRSGLRPALAVKMGITNKTFDIFEKEIIGDVVMTRIPDSWTAADVFES; from the coding sequence ATGGCAGAAGAGACTGCATTTTTAAGAGAGCAGAAGGTAGATGAAGGGCTGATAGCCGATCTGGAGGCTTTCCGGAAACTATATGATGTGGCAGAGAGTGAAAAGCAGAGGCTGGTGATACCGATGATTCCCTTCTATGGAAAGGACATCCTGGAACAGGCGATCGCCGCGCTTTTGCAGGGGGAGAATCTGCTTCTTTCCGGATCTAAGGCTACCGGGAAAAATGTACTGGCAGAAAATCTGGCGTATCTGTTTGGACGCCCCACCTATAATATTTCGTTTCATGTGAATACGGACAGCAGTTCCCTGATCGGTACGGATACCTTTAAGGACAATGAAGTGACTCTGAGGAGAGGGCCTGTTTATCAGTGCGCCGAATACGGCGGGTTCGGGGTGCTGGATGAGATCAATATGGCAAAGAACGACGCGGTCTCGGTGCTGCATGCCACGCTGGATTACCGGAGGATCATTGATGTTCCAGGGTATGAAAAGATATCGCTTCACCCGGCTGCGAGATTCATCGGCACGATGAATTATGGATATGCGGGGACGAAAGAGCTCAATGAAGCCCTCGTCTCCAGATTCCAGGTCATTGATATGCCGCCGGTGGATGAAGCTACTTTGATGAAAATACTGAAGGTGACGTTTCCCGACGGAAAAGACAAGGCGCTGGAACAGTTCTGCGGCCTCTTTTTGGACCTGCAGCTAAAGGCATTTAACGGGGAGATCACGACCCGGCCGTTGGATCTGAGAGGGCTTCTGGCATCCATGAAAACCATGAGGAGCGGTCTGCGTCCAGCCTTGGCCGTAAAAATGGGGATCACCAATAAGACCTTTGATATTTTTGAAAAAGAGATCATCGGCGATGTGGTCATGACAAGGATTCCCGACAGCTGGACGGCGGCAGACGTATTTGAGTCCTAG